CGCCGCGAGCCGCTCGAGGCGGACCCGGGTGTGAGCCCGCTCCAGCTCTGGCAGCAGGGGTACGACCGGCTGTTGACCGTCTTCGACGGGCTCGACCCGGAGGCACCGGCGTGGAACTGGGCGCCGCAGCCGAAGAAGGCCGGCTTCTGGCCGCGTCGGATGGCTCACGAGACGGCGGTGCACCGCTGGGACGCCCAGCTCGCCATCGGGGCCGGTGACCCGGTCGAGGCGAAGCTCGCGGCCGACGGGGTGAGCGAGGTTCTGGACACCTGGCTGCCGGCGGGTCGGCGGCACGTGCCGGGCGACTGGCACGGGGTGGTGCAGCTTTCCGCAAGCGACGCGGCCCAGGAGTGGTATCTGCGGCTGCGCGGCGAGGGGGTGGCGCTGCTCGACACCGCGACCATCTTCGACCACGACGACCACCATGCTCGGGCGCAGGTCAGCGGCACGGCGAGCGACCTGCTGCTGGCGCTCTGGGGTCGGGTGAGCTTCGAGACGCT
The window above is part of the Micromonospora sp. LH3U1 genome. Proteins encoded here:
- a CDS encoding maleylpyruvate isomerase family mycothiol-dependent enzyme codes for the protein MSRLQGSKDFWIGALRTEGPAFAAAVAEAPPETPVLSCPGWTVNDLTLHLAGIYHWVSSFVGSGVTAQPARREPLEADPGVSPLQLWQQGYDRLLTVFDGLDPEAPAWNWAPQPKKAGFWPRRMAHETAVHRWDAQLAIGAGDPVEAKLAADGVSEVLDTWLPAGRRHVPGDWHGVVQLSASDAAQEWYLRLRGEGVALLDTATIFDHDDHHARAQVSGTASDLLLALWGRVSFETLDVAGDRGLLDGLRPD